The genomic region AAAAATTATATATTTAATGTTTAATCGAAAAAAGAGAGTTGAAAACGGAGAAATAAGTAGCTTTAACTAGATTGTTCAGTAATGATTATAATTAATTATTGGGAAAACTAAAGAAGAACCTTGTCCGCCCCGTGTGACCGGGTCTAGGATAAGCCGGATTCCCCGATCGTGGTCCTAGATCATGTTGGAAAGTTTTGGCTGGCGACGTGGGTGGTGACTGGTGAGCGGTGGGCGGCAACCGGCGTGGAAGTTTGGGCCTGGGCTATTTTTTGGGGCCGATTTGGGCTCTGCTGTTTTAGCTTGATTTGGAATCATTAATTACATCTTTTATTTAACAAAATAAATAATAATGCACGTACCTAGTTGAATCAGGTGAAGCTTGCTTAAAAGCATTAGGAAAAATAACAAGGAAGCTTGGTTAGAAGCATTAGGAATACTGATAGCGAGGCTTGGTTAGAGCATCTCTAGCAGCTTCCCCATTTTTTCTCCAAAATGGGGAAGCAAAAGTAAGATTCCCCATAATTTTTTTGCTCCAACTCCAACAACTTCCCCATTTTAGGGAATCATGCATTTAATACAACAATAAAATATTCTATTTCCTCATTTAATACAATAATCAAATATTCTATATTTATAAAATAAAAATTAATTTCAAAGAAAGATGAAATAAACGGCTAGTTTGATGAGCATATTTCCTAACGGCTATTTCCTAAGGTCAGTGAAATTCAATTGTTGAGGACGATCCACTGTTGAGGACGATCCATTGTTGAAGAGGTCAGTGAAATTCAAAGAACCCATCTGCACCATCAAGAACAACTTATATCATTCTCAGTAGATGATAGCTTATGGTAACAACTTTTGACATCATAAAATCAGAATATCATCAATTCCATTCATTCACATCCAAAAAATTACAAATGGGTTATTGTTCATCCACCTACTGTTTATGACAACAACATATCTCTTGTTTTATTAATCAAATCCATAAGAAAGCTATTAAAGAAACCAACTTGCTTCAAGCAAGTCTACTTCTCAGTTCTGAACTTCTAATAGCTTATTAACTTGTACATGTCGATCAGCAATGATGTATTTTCTTTGTCCATACACAGGGCAACAATGACCTCATTTCATCCTATACAACACCAACTATTGGCATTGATGGACTTGATAAACACTGGTGGGACTCTAAAACATGGATGCATATATTATCATGGATGAGTAAACCAAACCAAACACACAATATCAAACCAAACATACAATATCAAACCAAAATGCCCAAATCAAAACATGGAACCGATTCAGTCGAAGAGCAAAGAGATAATCAAAAACCCAAAAACCTAAAAGCTTGTGATCAATCAAAACAACTGTGGTTGTAAACACAGTTGTTTCAACTCTACTCTACTATACTAGCAGGGTAGCTGCGTTTACAGATAAACACACAACATAATATTCTTAATGTAGATAAAGTGCAGCACCCATGAATTTTCTGTTAGCGAACACCATTCTGCGCATCATGAACTCGTTGGTAGTCAGGGCTTCATACCTGGGTTCTGAAAATCGAACCAAAGGAAGTAGTAAAAGATAAAAACAAGTAGGGAATTGAAGAATCAAAAGGAACAGAGGTGGAGAAGTGCTGACCTGTGCGCGCTATTTTCTTGTTCTGGATGAGTGCTTCATACCTAGGTTCTGAGAGTCGAAGACGAAAGGATTTTTGATCATTTTGGGAGCTGGTTTTGGGTCGTTTTGTGCGTTGGCGCCCGTGCAATTTAATGTAAAGTCGTTCGGCAAATTTTTGCCGAATGCTGCAAATATGGGGAATGAAACCCTTTCTCTCTCCTCCATCCCCAAAATGGAGAATGGGATGGGGAATCTACTGGACCAAAAAAAGGTCTAATATTCTCCAAAATTGAGAAACCTAATAAAATGAGGAAGCTACTGGATATGCTCTTAGAAGCATTTAGAAGCATTAGGAAACGAATAATTCTATAAATAGGGGCCATAACATTGATCGAATTCATAGCTCAATTTTTGTGTTCTTGTATCACATAGAGTTCCTCTTGATCTTGTGTTCGTTTACGGAGATATCTAACAATGGAGGATCGGGTTCCCGTTGATGTTGCTCCTTCACATATCGTTATTCCGGATCCAAATATAGACATTGTTCCTTTAGCAGTTTTTATTCCAGGTCAAGACGCCATGCTTCCAGAAAATCAAGTAAACGGGGCCTCCCACCTGATTTTGATAATATCACCGACATATGTTGCATAGGTGCCACCCAATCTAGTGTCAATGTGTCATGCATATGGCAGTAATTGCAGAACGATACCCAAGGCTTAACGTCGTTGTTACAGATTTCAATGCACACCTACTCCATGCGTATGAAGAGGAAGGTATGGCAGAGTTGTTACACTATAGTTGTTCAACCTACTATGTAATTTTGGAAATTAATCAAATTATTGTCCAATAGTTGTTCCCAAAACACAAGATAATTTCACTAGACGAAGTCTAATTGTTGAAAGTATACTACTGCTAAATCATGAATCACGGCCGAGCTATATATGCCAATTTATAAAAGAATTGCATCTCCTACAAAATGAATAGTAAAATTGGAAAGAATTGATTGATGACTTCGTATATGTCTCTCTATGAAGCTTTGCATTCAACTGGGAGACCCTGATTGATGACTTAGTATATCTCTCTATGAAGCGCTGCATTCAACTGGGAGACCCTGAGGGAATCTGTTGACATCTGTGCAGTAATTGTAGATCATGTAGTTTTTCTGCACCCAACTCATCTTCTTTTGACTTGCACTGTCCAATTCTTGCGAAACCCAATCGCCATTAGTGGAAGAAGGGGCATTGCTTGAGCCGCAAGAAGATGATCCAGACGCCCAAATGCAAGCTTCAGCATTGAAATTCCTGTAAGAGGCAGTGAAAGGAGCTGCATTCCAATCCGTCTTCACGCGTCCACCCATTGTCGCCCAATCGTCGGCATTCCAAAGGCTCGAGTGTATTCTCATTGCTTGGCTCTTTGGGAATGGAACACCATTTGATTCTTGGTTCTTGAACTCTCTAATGGGGGTTCCATCAACAGAGAAACTGAAACACAGAACAAAGTAAATTGGTCAATATATATATATATATAATGTCATTTAATTGTAGTGAAACTAATGTCATTTAATTGTAACAAAATCTGGATATTAGCGGGTGCTTACACAATGCGCTGTGGATTCCAGAGAATGGAATAGGTGTGGAAATCAGCAGTTGGGTCGAACCAGAGATGGAACTGCTGCTCTCTGTTACCTTTGCCTTGGCTGAACACATTGGTGTGAAGAATGTAAGGGTTGCCACTCAGGTTTCCCAAGAACTCAAAGTCTATCTCGTCCCATGTCGACCCTTCTGATTTTAACTGCACAAATTAATTCAGGAAACATCATGAATCACTCTGACCATATTAATTCCCAAAAAGAATCTGATACATGCGGGATAGGTTGAAGCAAAGTGAAAGAATATAAGATGAAGACATACATAGTAGGCAGTGACGGTGCCAGCAGAGTTTCCGGCAACAAGCTTGAGCTGCATGTCAATCTTGCCGAAGAGATATTCGTTTGTGGATTCAAAACCAGAGCCAGAGGCTTTGTCGAGGGAGAGAGTAAGAAGTTGGCCGTCGTTGAGTATATTTGCTCGACCGTCCCCCCATGTAATCTTAAAGTCTTGGTTGAAGTTACCCGCAGAGGCAACCATAACAAAGCTAGCAAGCAGAAATGGTACAAACAGAAGCATTGAAGTTGAAGAAGACATGTGAAAATTAGTAAGTACGACTATGGAAATGGAAGGATGATTATGAATGAGAGAAGTTGGCATGTACGGGATGGTATTTATAGGACACGAATGAGCTTATGAGGTAGAACTCGGGACGGTTCAGTCAGCTGTTAACAGTGAAAAGTACAGAAGGAGATAGCTGTAAAGATTTGGGTAGTAATTGTCGAACACGAACGTAAAGAGCCATCTTTATTGAAAAAAAAAAAGAAGTTTCAGAGGGGCCGAGGTTGAATAGAGTAAAGGGCAATATATGACCGTGTTGAAGAACTTATTGTTGATCAAGGCAGGTGATCCAGCTAGCACATATTTATGCCAGCTTCGTCTAGCGTTGCATAATGTTGCATGCGCACCGCCATATTAAAGATAGAAACAAAGACCCTACAGTGCAAGCATATGTATTCGTTTAAAACAGAAAGATCCCAAGTGACGCGTTTCTTTCTCTTTTTTGCTAACTTATTTTGCTGGAAATGGAGAAATTAATTAGGAACTTATCTAACATTCTAACAACATATGTAGATGCTTATACTGATTCTGACTAGCAACCTAATTAAGTAGACTTTTATTAGGTAACCTAATATATATCTAAAGAAATTTAGAGGGAACGATGTTGTTTTTCTGATATATTGAAGTATTTAACCATGCAGATCAGAGCTCTTCTACTAGTGTTTCCTTATTATGACTTATATAAGGGACGAGGCATTAGGTTAATTTTTCGATCACATTTTTTATATTTTGATCGTTCACTTTATAGGTTTATATATACTAGTAGATCATTTCTGAAAATTTTGAGCCATATTGGTGATCATGAATGTTTCAAAGTAGCTTAGATCAATGGACATATCGAATATGTCAAACATGAACCGTTCATGCAAATCACAGTTTTCAGCACCTTAATGATTACCAATTTATATGAAATTTTACAGAAATGAATAGGTTAAGATTGAAAAATGTGATAAAAAAAAATATTGACCTAATGCCCCATCACTCACATAAGCCTCAATAAAAATCCTTTAATGGAAGAGTCATATTTAACTATTATAGTATTATTTATTATAATTGAGGATGCATAAGAAAACGACCCTTCACGCACTAGCAAAAACAGAGGGATATAAAATAAGGGACCGTCACTCTGTTCTTCTGTGTTGATGCGTACAGAACAACATGTGTAGAAAAACCTGAACAGGTTAAAAAAGTTACAAAACACGTCAAATTTTTGGAACAAATAAATTGATGTTCTTCAAAAGCGCGTTTGGTGATGATAATCATTTTGGGGGGTTTGGATGTGGTTTGGTAGTGCGATTCTGGACAGCTAACAGTATACTACTTTTTATGTAAGCCGCCAACAACTGTCCACAGCAGAGTTGACGGAACCTTCGTTCCAAACTTCCCTTCACTCTTCCTCCCAGTCCCAGCTAGCTGAAGCGTATGCCCAATTGCCCATGCATCCTCTTCTATATATATCTAGCCACCTAGCTCTTCTTTTACTTCATACTCATCCAGCCTTCACCTTCTTCTCTCTTCATTACCACTTCATTTCCAACACTTGTCACTAGCTATGTCTTCTTCCACTACTTCAGTAGCGCTGCTGATCATTCCTCTACTTGTAGTTAGCTCTTTCATGGTTGCCTCTGCTGGTAACTTGAACCAAGACTTCAAGATTACATGGGGCGACGGTCGAGCCAAGATACTCAACGACGGTCAACTTCTTACTCTCTCCCTCGATAAAGCCTCTGGCTCTGGTTTTGAATCCACAAACGAATATCTCTTCGGCAAGATTGACATGCAGCTCAAGCTTGTTGCCGGAAACTCTGCTGGCACCGTCACTGCCTACTATGTATGTCCATCATCTTATATTCTGTCACTTTGCTTCAACCTATCCTGCATGTATCAGATTCTTTTTGGGAAATCGAGTTCTTAATATTGTTTCTTTAATTAACTTGTGCAGTTAAAATCAGAGGGGTCTACATGGGATGAGATAGACTTTGAGTTCTTGGGTAACCTGAGTGGCGACCCTTACATTCTTCATACCAATATCTTCAGTCAAGGCAAAGGAAACAGAGAGCAGCAATTCTACCTCTGGTTCGACCCAACTGCTGATTTCCACACCTATTCCATTCTCTGGAATCCACAGCGCATTGTGTAAGCACCCCATGCCACTAGTCCGAGTTATATCACACTAGCTGAAGTGACATCTTTCTGTATTATTCATTGACTAATTACTAGCTGTTACGTGTTTCAGTTTTTCTGTTGATGGCACTCCCATTAGAGAGTTCAAGAATCAAGAGTCCAACGGTGTTCCATTCTTGAAGAGCCAAGCGATGAGAATACACTCGAGTCTCTGGAACGCCGACGATTGGGCAACAAGAGGTGGACTTGTGAAGACAGACTGGAGTGCAGCTCCTTTCACTGCCTCTTACAGGAATTTTAACGCTGAAGCTTGCATTTGGTCTTCTGGAGCATCTTCTTGCAGTTCAACTAGTGCTAATGGCGATTGGCTTTCACAAGAATTGGACAATACAAGTCAAGAAAGGATGAAATGGGTGCAGAAGAACTACATGATCTACAATTACTGTGCAGATGTCAAGCGTTTCCCTCAGGGCCTCCCTGTGGAATGCAGCACTTCCTAGAGAGTTTGAACTTGTCAATTCATACACCAATTCTTTCATTTGTTACTGTAATCGTTCAATTTATTAATAACTGTTCTGTTTTAAAAGTGATCCAATCAATACAAATATTACAAGAAGTTCATCATATATATATACTTACATCGGGAAAGTACAGCACGAAACGATAAAAAGACTATGTTACATGAGAAACTTGTCGACACAACATGCAGTCTACCATGATTCCATGACACCCCTACTTGATCTAAATATAAGAACAAGAGAGATACTACTTCTCTTTTATATACTACCTACAATACATAAACATATAATGGAAATTCAGAGCGCTATAGCATGAGGAAATTTTATTTTCGGATTTCCTCGGATACCCTGCTGCATTCTTTAGGAAAACCTTGGGGAAACCTCTTTGTGTCTGTGCAGTAATTGTAGATCATGAACTTCTCTTGCACCATTTTCAATTTTTGCTTACTTGCTAAATCCATTTCTTGTGAGAGCCATTCACCTTTAGTGGATGGTGAAGTGCAGGAAGATGTTCCAGAGGACCATATACAGGCATTGGCGTTGAAGTTCCTATAAGAAGCAATGAAAGGTGCTTTTGTCCAGTCTGTTTTAACCAGACCACCCCTTGTAGCCCAGTCATCTGCACTCCAAAGGCTAGAGTGTAATCTCATGGGCTGGTCCTTTGGGAAGGGAACACCAATTGACTCCAAGTTCTTGAACTCTCTTATGGGGGTGCCATCAACATAAAATCTATCATGGGGAAAAGTGAACCATGTCAATAGGGCTTAGCTATTAGAATTCCAGAATGTTAAGGTTGAGAACTTGAGATGCAGAGTCAAAATGAGATACTGTGATAAGTGGTATCCAACTTCAGACAATTCTAACTCTCTATTTGGTCAAATGATTGTTTCAGTTTGACGGCTACTTACACAATGCTCCGAGGGTTCCAAAGAATGGAATATGTATGAAAGTCGGTAGTTGGGTCAAACCAAAGATGGAATTGTTGCTCTCTATCGCCCTTGCCTTGGCTATACACATTGGTGTGGATGGTGTACGGATCACCACTCAAGTTACCCAAGAACTCGAAATCTATCTCATCCCATGCTGACCCTTTTGAGGACAACTGCAATCCCACACACACAAACAAAATATGGTATCCCTTAGAATATTACTACATTTGGGCGTAATCACGGTTAAACCTTTTCATTGATAACTTGCAACTTATGTTATCAAACTATCAATTTATAAGTTACTTTAGTTAGTACTGCAGTTGATCAAATCACGAAAGCACAATAAAAATTAACATAACTAAAACTATTAATACTATTAATTCCACACAAAGAAAATATAATTTAGAATATTACTACATGTGCGCCCAATTTACCGTGAAAAACATGTGCCTAATTTACCGTAAAAAACATGTTATGTTACGATATTAAAGTCAGTCAAAATATCACTACTTTAGGTAGGATTTAGTTTTATACTGTTCTTTAGGTAGTGGTTTGGTATGGTGCATAAGATGCTAGGCAATTGATTATGATCAAAACACTAAAAATGGAACTTACATAATAGGCGGTGACAGTGCCAGCAGAGTTTCCAGGGACAAGCTTGAGCTGCATATCAATCTTACCAAATAGATACTCATACTTGGACTGGAATCCTGACCCTGAGATTCTATCGAGGAAGAGTACAAGAAGCTCGTTGTTGTTTAGTATCTTGGCACGGCCATCACCCCATGTAATCTCAAAATCCTGATTGAAATTACTAGCAGAAGAGATAACAGCCATCAAAGAACCAATGAGAAAAGCAATCGAAAACACCAGGCAGTATCTGCTAGCCATTGCTGATGTCTAGTCGTCTAGAGTTGGATTTTGACAAGAGTTGGTAGTAATGGAAATGAAAGGAAGCTGGGGAGCTAGCAATGCGTATTTATACGCGGGCATTGATATTCAGATAAACAAACAGCTGGCAAAGAAAGGTAACCATACTGTCGTCAAATTATCAATGCAGCATTTAGCTAAGCAAGACCAGGCTATACAGGACAAAGTTTTATTCTGAAATACAGGATCCAAGAGTTTGCTGATGTCTTGCCTCTGCGCAGCCAGTCAGCCACATCACAAAGTTGGTCATCTTTCTTAAAATCAGAAACACCGCCAACGGGAACATTTGAAGAATTTGATTTGGGGTGTGGGGAGGTGGGGAGTGTACGTTTGCTAAAGAAAACCTACCCCAGTGTATTGGGACAAGCAAGGACAGATATATACGAACTCTGATTGCTGAGCAGTTAGCAACCTGTCTGCGTTTGATATCAAGAGGGGTATACGGTGGACTCGGTGTGCACAGTGCATGTTTTTAGGCTGCAACCGACCACCGATCAAACTCATCACAATTGCTTATCAGCTTCAACCGACCACCGACCTCCTGCTAAGGTTACCTTTCTATCTCAAAATATAAGGGGTAGATGGGCAAATCCATATCAGCACACATTTGCTTCAACAGTCTCTCACTGATGATCTGCACTCTCCTGCAAGAGAATATGTTGGGGCAAGTTCCCTTCGGAACTCTTGCATGTTTACCTCCGTATAAAAAAAGTTCCAACTAAAGTTCAGAAAATAACGACATATGTGAATAAAGTGATCAAATTAAAAGCTACAAACAAAATCAAATAGAAAGCATTAAGACAGATTCAACATAAACTGAAACACGGGAATGAATCCTGTTATTACACTTTTTTTTTTTTGGGTAATGAATAATTCATTAAGGGACAAAGCCCAAAGACCAAAGCAAGGGCTACTGGAAAATATTACACTGGCTACTGGAAAATATTTAGACTAAGGAAGATGACAT from Fragaria vesca subsp. vesca linkage group LG3, FraVesHawaii_1.0, whole genome shotgun sequence harbors:
- the LOC101291797 gene encoding probable xyloglucan endotransglucosylase/hydrolase protein 23-like — protein: MPTSLIHNHPSISIVVLTNFHMSSSTSMLLFVPFLLASFVMVASAGNFNQDFKITWGDGRANILNDGQLLTLSLDKASGSGFESTNEYLFGKIDMQLKLVAGNSAGTVTAYYLKSEGSTWDEIDFEFLGNLSGNPYILHTNVFSQGKGNREQQFHLWFDPTADFHTYSILWNPQRIVFSVDGTPIREFKNQESNGVPFPKSQAMRIHSSLWNADDWATMGGRVKTDWNAAPFTASYRNFNAEACIWASGSSSCGSSNAPSSTNGDWVSQELDSASQKKMSWVQKNYMIYNYCTDVNRFPQGLPVECSAS
- the LOC101291499 gene encoding probable xyloglucan endotransglucosylase/hydrolase protein 23-like, which produces MSSSTTSVALLIIPLLVVSSFMVASAGNLNQDFKITWGDGRAKILNDGQLLTLSLDKASGSGFESTNEYLFGKIDMQLKLVAGNSAGTVTAYYLKSEGSTWDEIDFEFLGNLSGDPYILHTNIFSQGKGNREQQFYLWFDPTADFHTYSILWNPQRIVFSVDGTPIREFKNQESNGVPFLKSQAMRIHSSLWNADDWATRGGLVKTDWSAAPFTASYRNFNAEACIWSSGASSCSSTSANGDWLSQELDNTSQERMKWVQKNYMIYNYCADVKRFPQGLPVECSTS
- the LOC101292093 gene encoding probable xyloglucan endotransglucosylase/hydrolase protein 25-like, yielding MASRYCLVFSIAFLIGSLMAVISSASNFNQDFEITWGDGRAKILNNNELLVLFLDRISGSGFQSKYEYLFGKIDMQLKLVPGNSAGTVTAYYLSSKGSAWDEIDFEFLGNLSGDPYTIHTNVYSQGKGDREQQFHLWFDPTTDFHTYSILWNPRSIVFYVDGTPIREFKNLESIGVPFPKDQPMRLHSSLWSADDWATRGGLVKTDWTKAPFIASYRNFNANACIWSSGTSSCTSPSTKGEWLSQEMDLASKQKLKMVQEKFMIYNYCTDTKRFPQGFPKECSRVSEEIRK